In a genomic window of uncultured Sphaerochaeta sp.:
- the ruvA gene encoding Holliday junction branch migration protein RuvA, with protein sequence MINAIIGDLVSIHEGEVILRAGHLEYSLSVSNQTASKLSNLVGEAKQSIRLLTVLVHREDSMSLFGFFQAEEREAFLQLQTVSGVGAKQAMKILGGISVRHLAEALDNGNLKLLSSIPGIGPKTAQKMILALRNVLVLDDDKQKDTRERVGQKNSLWADIVNALVDMGYDRRRVEETIQGLSQEMAESLGKVSHHDAEELLFRSAIKMLG encoded by the coding sequence ATGATCAATGCAATCATCGGCGACTTGGTCAGTATTCATGAAGGTGAGGTGATCTTGCGTGCAGGACACCTGGAATATAGCCTCAGCGTATCCAATCAGACAGCCAGTAAGCTGAGCAATCTCGTAGGGGAAGCGAAGCAGTCCATTCGACTGCTCACCGTCCTGGTACACCGGGAAGACAGCATGTCTCTCTTCGGGTTTTTTCAAGCGGAAGAGCGGGAAGCCTTTCTTCAGTTGCAGACCGTCTCTGGAGTGGGGGCGAAACAAGCCATGAAGATCCTCGGGGGAATCAGCGTACGGCATCTTGCTGAGGCCTTGGACAACGGGAATCTGAAACTGCTCTCCTCCATACCGGGAATTGGTCCGAAAACCGCCCAAAAGATGATTCTTGCGTTGCGCAATGTGCTGGTGCTCGACGATGACAAGCAAAAGGATACGAGAGAAAGAGTCGGGCAAAAGAACAGCTTGTGGGCAGATATCGTCAATGCCTTGGTGGATATGGGCTACGATAGGAGACGGGTGGAAGAGACAATCCAAGGGCTGAGCCAAGAGATGGCTGAGTCACTGGGCAAAGTCAGTCACCACGATGCTGAGGAGCTGTTGTTCCGCAGTGCCATCAAGATGCTTGGCTAA